From a single Sphingobium sp. genomic region:
- a CDS encoding GH25 family lysozyme, with protein sequence MASANFRTWRNVAIVLALLLGVFVAWRAAGGYAPSRNEFAVQGIVVDSQVGPINWPTLAATGVDFAYIAATDGVKPRDSRFAANMAGAADAGVRYGALHRFDLCRLASDQATSFITTVPRSETALPAAVEFHFSESCAARPDRALVLSEVATFLGQVEAHLGKPAILKLSQEFEEHYRLTTAIDRNVWLEKTWLLPDYAARPWVMWTANLSRRVEGVDQTVEWAVVRE encoded by the coding sequence ATGGCCAGCGCTAATTTCCGGACGTGGCGAAACGTCGCAATCGTGCTTGCCCTGCTTCTGGGCGTGTTTGTCGCCTGGCGCGCGGCGGGGGGTTATGCCCCATCGCGCAACGAATTTGCGGTGCAGGGCATTGTGGTCGATTCGCAGGTTGGCCCCATAAATTGGCCGACGCTGGCAGCGACGGGCGTTGATTTCGCCTATATCGCTGCGACCGATGGGGTGAAGCCGCGCGACAGCCGCTTTGCCGCTAACATGGCAGGCGCAGCCGATGCAGGCGTGCGCTATGGTGCGCTTCACCGTTTTGATTTGTGCCGATTGGCGAGTGATCAGGCGACCAGCTTTATCACCACCGTTCCACGCAGTGAAACGGCGTTGCCTGCGGCGGTCGAATTCCATTTCAGCGAGAGCTGCGCTGCCCGGCCGGACCGGGCGCTGGTTTTGTCCGAGGTTGCAACCTTTCTCGGGCAGGTAGAGGCCCATCTTGGAAAGCCCGCAATCCTGAAACTTTCTCAGGAGTTTGAGGAACATTACCGGCTGACAACTGCAATTGACCGCAATGTCTGGCTTGAAAAGACTTGGCTGCTGCCTGATTACGCCGCCCGCCCCTGGGTGATGTGGACCGCGAATCTGTCGCGCCGTGTAGAGGGCGTTGATCAAACTGTGGAATGGGCGGTGGTGCGCGAATGA
- a CDS encoding metallophosphoesterase family protein — MLGRLFKKAIPFRPLDTARVPDGVRVYAIGDIHGRHDLLTALLAKIEADDAARGAAETQIVFLGDLVDRGPDSAAVVETAMALKAAGRNVRFLAGNHEEVFIKACRERDSKTLRFFLKIGGDATLQSYPITRSEYVELDIEQLAERLETLVPEAHLAFLEGFEDMIIVGDYAFVHAGVRPGVPLDQQKTSDLRWIRDEFVGQRGDLEKVIIYGHTIYEDVDERGSRIGIDTGAYDSGKLTAIGLEGGERWYLQT; from the coding sequence ATGCTGGGACGTCTGTTCAAAAAAGCCATTCCTTTCCGTCCGCTTGATACGGCGCGCGTGCCTGATGGCGTGCGCGTGTATGCGATCGGCGACATTCATGGGCGCCATGACCTGTTGACGGCGCTGCTCGCCAAAATCGAAGCCGATGATGCGGCGCGCGGTGCGGCAGAGACGCAGATTGTGTTTCTCGGCGACCTTGTGGATCGGGGGCCGGACAGTGCGGCCGTGGTTGAAACGGCGATGGCGCTGAAAGCAGCGGGACGGAATGTTCGTTTCCTCGCCGGCAACCATGAGGAAGTGTTCATCAAGGCTTGCCGCGAACGCGATTCAAAGACGCTGCGTTTCTTCCTGAAGATTGGCGGCGACGCGACGCTACAAAGCTATCCGATCACCCGCTCTGAATATGTCGAGCTGGATATTGAACAGCTTGCAGAACGGCTCGAAACGCTGGTGCCGGAGGCGCACCTTGCCTTCCTCGAAGGTTTCGAGGACATGATCATCGTCGGCGATTATGCCTTTGTTCATGCCGGCGTCCGTCCCGGCGTGCCGCTGGATCAGCAGAAAACGAGCGATCTGCGCTGGATTCGCGACGAATTTGTTGGCCAGCGGGGCGATCTGGAAAAGGTCATCATCTATGGCCACACGATTTATGAGGATGTCGACGAGCGCGGATCACGGATCGGTATTGATACCGGGGCCTATGACAGCGGCAAACTGACGGCGATCGGCCTTGAGGGCGGTGAGCGCTGGTATCTGCAGACCTGA
- a CDS encoding UPF0262 family protein, with protein sequence MADPRIISVDLDEATILRRNADIEQERRVAIFDLIEENHFKPLRDMGGGYEGPFRLKLSVTEGRLIIDIAREDGTPHEALILGLGRFQRPVREYFAICDSYYQAIRKATAAEIETIDMARRGVHNAAAELLIERLEGKIEVDFATARRLFTLICVLHIKQ encoded by the coding sequence ATGGCAGACCCGCGTATCATTTCCGTCGATCTTGACGAAGCGACCATCTTGCGTCGCAACGCTGATATCGAACAGGAACGGCGGGTGGCGATCTTCGATCTGATCGAGGAAAATCATTTCAAGCCTCTGCGCGATATGGGCGGCGGCTATGAAGGGCCTTTTCGCCTCAAGCTCAGCGTTACCGAAGGCCGACTGATCATCGATATCGCCCGCGAAGACGGGACGCCGCATGAGGCACTTATCCTTGGTCTTGGCCGTTTCCAGCGGCCGGTTCGCGAGTATTTCGCGATTTGTGACAGCTATTATCAGGCGATTCGCAAGGCGACAGCTGCGGAAATCGAGACGATTGATATGGCTCGGCGCGGGGTCCACAATGCTGCCGCCGAACTGCTGATCGAACGGCTCGAAGGCAAGATCGAGGTCGATTTTGCAACCGCGCGGCGATTGTTTACGTTGATTTGCGTCCTCCATATCAAGCAATAG
- the dcd gene encoding dCTP deaminase, producing MAILSDKWIRQQAKENGMIEPFVEAQRRDGCISYGLSSYGYDARVAPEFKIFTNVDSSVVDPKEFDPKSFVDRETDVCIIPPNSFALARTVEYFRVPRDVLVICLGKSTYARCGIIVNVTPLEPGWEGHVTLEFSNTTPLPAKIYANEGACQFLFLQGNEPCETSYADRAGKYMGQKGVTLPRL from the coding sequence ATGGCAATTCTTTCGGACAAGTGGATCAGGCAGCAAGCTAAAGAAAACGGGATGATCGAACCGTTCGTAGAGGCGCAGCGCCGCGACGGTTGTATCAGCTATGGCCTGTCCTCCTATGGTTATGACGCGCGCGTTGCGCCTGAGTTCAAGATTTTCACAAATGTCGATTCGAGCGTTGTCGATCCGAAGGAATTCGATCCCAAAAGCTTTGTCGACCGCGAAACCGATGTCTGCATCATCCCGCCCAACAGCTTTGCGCTTGCCCGCACCGTTGAATATTTTCGCGTGCCGCGCGACGTGCTCGTCATCTGCCTCGGCAAGAGCACCTACGCCCGTTGCGGGATTATCGTCAACGTAACCCCGCTCGAGCCGGGCTGGGAAGGCCATGTCACGCTGGAATTTTCCAACACCACGCCGCTGCCCGCGAAGATCTATGCCAATGAAGGCGCGTGCCAGTTCCTCTTCCTGCAGGGCAATGAGCCCTGCGAGACCAGCTATGCCGACCGTGCGGGCAAATATATGGGACAGAAGGGCGTTACGCTGCCCCGGTTGTGA
- a CDS encoding response regulator transcription factor, which translates to MRVLLIEDEPTTAKAIEMMLATEGFNVYSTDLGEEGLDLGKLYDYDIILLDLNLPDMHGYDVLKKLRVAKVQTPVLILSGISEMDSKVRSFGFGADDYVTKPFHREELVARIHAVVRRSKGHSQSVIRTGKLAVNLDAKTVEVDGARVHLTGKEYAMLELLSLRKGTTLTKEMFLNHLYGGMDEPELKIIDVFICKLRKKLALACGGENYIETVWGRGYVLRDLEDMEYDEAQVA; encoded by the coding sequence ATGCGCGTGTTGCTGATTGAAGACGAACCTACCACCGCGAAAGCTATCGAGATGATGCTCGCGACCGAGGGATTCAATGTCTATTCGACGGATCTGGGCGAAGAAGGCCTCGATCTGGGTAAGTTGTATGATTACGATATCATCCTGCTCGATCTCAACCTGCCCGACATGCACGGCTATGACGTGCTGAAGAAATTGCGTGTCGCCAAGGTGCAGACGCCGGTTCTGATCCTTTCGGGCATTTCCGAAATGGACAGCAAGGTACGCAGCTTTGGTTTTGGTGCCGACGATTATGTGACCAAGCCGTTCCACCGTGAAGAACTGGTTGCCCGTATCCACGCAGTTGTGCGCCGTTCAAAAGGCCACAGCCAGTCGGTGATCCGCACTGGAAAGCTGGCTGTGAACCTCGACGCCAAAACCGTCGAAGTCGATGGTGCCCGCGTGCACCTGACCGGCAAAGAATATGCGATGCTCGAGTTACTCTCGCTGCGCAAGGGCACCACGCTGACCAAAGAAATGTTCCTCAACCACCTTTATGGCGGCATGGACGAACCCGAACTCAAGATCATCGATGTCTTCATTTGCAAGCTGCGCAAGAAACTGGCGTTGGCCTGTGGCGGGGAAAACTACATCGAAACCGTCTGGGGCCGCGGCTATGTGCTGCGCGATCTGGAAGACATGGAATATGATGAGGCGCAGGTCGCCTGA
- a CDS encoding saccharopine dehydrogenase NADP-binding domain-containing protein: MSKDAREFDIIVYGATGYTGRLVAEYLKDKAGLKWAMAGRSQAKLEEVRDLIGAPADTPLVVADASDPASLDAMAKRTKVVLTTVGPYQLYGNELVAACVANGTDYTDLCGEPAWMRQKIDEHHEAAKASGARIVFSAGFDSIPFDLGVLMLQRHATEKFGTPAPRVKGRVRAMQGKFSGGTAASLKATMAAAAKDRAVIGYLTHPFSLAGGFEGPAQPAGNAPEYDEGLDSWATSFIMAPINTKNVHRTNALLGHPYGTDFVYDEMMLTGPGDAGKQAADFVAKTPMIGTANDPKPGEGPTKEERDTGFYDVLFVGEYPDGRRALYSVKGDRDPGYGSTSKMIAETAIALVENDGPGGVTTPGAALGAKLVDRLQAHAGLTFTVEG, from the coding sequence ATGTCCAAGGATGCCCGCGAATTTGACATCATCGTCTATGGAGCCACCGGCTATACAGGCCGGCTTGTCGCCGAATATCTGAAGGACAAGGCGGGCCTGAAATGGGCGATGGCGGGGCGCAGCCAAGCGAAGCTGGAGGAGGTGCGTGATCTGATCGGTGCGCCGGCGGATACACCGCTGGTCGTTGCCGATGCCTCTGATCCGGCATCGCTCGACGCGATGGCAAAGCGCACCAAGGTGGTGCTGACCACGGTTGGCCCCTATCAGCTTTACGGCAATGAACTGGTCGCGGCCTGTGTGGCCAATGGCACCGATTATACCGACCTGTGCGGCGAACCTGCATGGATGCGCCAGAAAATCGACGAACATCATGAAGCCGCCAAGGCGAGCGGAGCGCGGATTGTGTTTTCGGCCGGTTTCGATTCGATCCCTTTCGACCTTGGCGTGCTGATGCTGCAACGCCATGCGACGGAAAAATTCGGTACGCCTGCTCCGCGCGTAAAAGGCCGGGTGCGTGCGATGCAGGGCAAATTTTCGGGTGGGACGGCTGCCAGCCTGAAGGCGACGATGGCGGCCGCGGCAAAGGATCGCGCGGTGATCGGCTATCTCACCCACCCGTTCAGTCTTGCGGGCGGCTTTGAAGGGCCGGCCCAGCCGGCGGGCAATGCGCCCGAATATGACGAGGGGCTGGACAGCTGGGCGACCAGTTTCATCATGGCGCCGATTAACACCAAGAATGTCCACCGCACCAATGCGTTGCTCGGCCATCCTTATGGCACCGACTTTGTTTATGATGAAATGATGCTGACCGGTCCGGGAGATGCGGGAAAGCAGGCCGCCGACTTTGTTGCCAAGACGCCGATGATTGGCACGGCAAACGATCCCAAGCCGGGCGAGGGGCCGACCAAGGAAGAACGCGACACCGGCTTTTACGATGTGCTGTTTGTCGGTGAATATCCCGATGGCCGGCGTGCGCTCTATTCGGTAAAGGGTGATCGCGATCCGGGCTATGGCTCGACGTCGAAGATGATCGCTGAAACCGCCATCGCCCTGGTTGAAAATGACGGACCTGGCGGGGTTACTACCCCCGGTGCGGCCTTGGGGGCGAAGCTGGTCGATCGGCTGCAGGCGCATGCCGGGCTGACCTTTACGGTTGAAGGCTAG
- a CDS encoding cytidine deaminase — protein MTMNAEKLVAAAVAAAKNAYAPYSNFHVGAALLLDNGDVVTGANFENASYGMTLCAETVAIAKANSDGQMRRIVAIAVAGGPKAGDGGTTLGAEAITPCGRCRQVIKEVADEVAIDLPVYCAKQGGHDTHLLSELLPYGFGPASLK, from the coding sequence ATGACGATGAATGCAGAAAAATTGGTTGCGGCGGCAGTCGCCGCTGCGAAAAATGCCTATGCGCCTTACTCCAACTTCCATGTCGGCGCGGCGTTGCTTCTTGATAATGGCGATGTCGTGACTGGCGCTAATTTCGAAAATGCCAGCTACGGAATGACGCTGTGTGCGGAAACTGTCGCGATTGCCAAGGCGAACAGTGATGGTCAGATGCGCCGGATCGTCGCAATCGCGGTTGCCGGCGGGCCCAAGGCGGGCGACGGCGGCACAACATTAGGGGCTGAGGCAATCACCCCCTGCGGCCGCTGCCGCCAAGTAATCAAGGAAGTTGCCGATGAAGTCGCAATCGATCTGCCCGTCTATTGCGCCAAGCAAGGCGGGCATGACACGCATTTGCTGTCGGAATTGCTGCCTTATGGATTCGGCCCTGCAAGTTTGAAGTAA
- a CDS encoding acyl-CoA dehydrogenase family protein: protein MTTPLFDQWRSRSPHYDESHEAVCDTVRRFVEREITPHVDAWEAAGELPRSLHKKAAEAGILGLGYPAEFGGTGRADFDIFHSLVQSEELCRPGAGGIPASLMTHGIGLPPILAMGSETMKARIAPEVLSGEKIIALGITEPSGGSDVANIRTKAERKGASYIVNGSKTYITSGMRADYVTLAVRTGGPGMGGISLLLVETNQPGFTRTPLAKMGWHASDTATLHFDDVEVPAENLIGPENGGFMGIMRNFNGERLGMAQQAAAYARVCFEDALEWAQQREVFGKPLVRNQAIRHKLADMIRQINATQAFIDQCAWSARADKAFPGDFALLKVQATRTMEFCAREACQILGGASFMRGCRVERIYREVRVMAIGGGSEEIMFDLAGRQYNF, encoded by the coding sequence ATGACCACCCCGCTTTTTGACCAATGGCGCAGCCGATCCCCGCATTATGACGAAAGCCATGAGGCAGTGTGTGATACTGTGCGCCGCTTTGTTGAGCGCGAGATTACACCCCATGTTGATGCTTGGGAGGCTGCAGGCGAATTGCCCCGCAGCTTGCACAAAAAGGCAGCCGAGGCCGGCATATTGGGCCTTGGCTATCCAGCCGAATTTGGCGGCACCGGACGTGCGGATTTCGATATCTTCCACTCGCTGGTCCAATCAGAGGAACTGTGCCGGCCTGGCGCGGGCGGTATCCCCGCTTCGCTGATGACGCACGGCATCGGCCTGCCGCCGATCCTGGCCATGGGTAGCGAAACGATGAAGGCGCGGATTGCGCCAGAAGTGCTGAGCGGCGAGAAGATCATTGCGCTCGGCATCACCGAGCCGTCTGGCGGATCGGATGTCGCGAACATCCGGACCAAGGCAGAGCGCAAGGGCGCAAGCTATATCGTCAACGGCAGCAAAACCTATATCACCAGCGGCATGCGGGCCGATTATGTGACGCTGGCGGTGCGCACTGGCGGGCCGGGCATGGGTGGCATTTCGTTGCTACTGGTGGAGACAAACCAGCCCGGTTTCACCCGCACCCCGCTTGCCAAAATGGGCTGGCATGCCTCGGACACCGCAACATTGCATTTCGACGATGTCGAGGTGCCTGCAGAAAATTTGATCGGCCCCGAAAATGGGGGGTTCATGGGCATCATGCGCAATTTTAATGGCGAACGGCTTGGCATGGCGCAGCAGGCGGCGGCCTATGCCCGCGTCTGTTTCGAGGATGCTCTGGAATGGGCACAGCAACGAGAGGTGTTCGGCAAGCCGCTGGTTCGTAATCAGGCGATCCGGCACAAGCTGGCCGACATGATCCGCCAGATTAACGCGACCCAGGCTTTTATCGACCAATGTGCGTGGAGCGCGAGAGCGGACAAGGCCTTTCCCGGCGACTTCGCATTGCTGAAGGTGCAGGCCACCCGCACCATGGAATTTTGCGCGCGTGAGGCCTGCCAGATATTGGGCGGCGCAAGCTTCATGCGCGGCTGCCGCGTCGAACGCATCTATCGTGAGGTGCGCGTGATGGCGATTGGCGGGGGTAGCGAGGAGATTATGTTCGACCTGGCAGGGCGGCAGTACAATTTCTGA